The Spirosoma foliorum genome has a window encoding:
- a CDS encoding response regulator — translation MNEANPVIYMADDDADDRYFMRQSLQHVYPSVTIVEAKDGAELLTLLGNWSQSLTAQPIQVILLDMNMPKLNGLETLMALKANPLLRHIPTVILSTDAQPVQIATAYQAGASQYLEKPTSYSGLDQIAQTIRSCFSA, via the coding sequence ATGAACGAGGCAAACCCCGTGATTTATATGGCCGACGACGATGCTGATGACCGCTACTTTATGCGTCAGTCCCTTCAGCACGTCTATCCGTCTGTGACCATTGTCGAAGCGAAGGACGGGGCTGAACTCTTGACTCTGCTGGGGAACTGGAGCCAATCCCTAACGGCCCAACCAATTCAGGTGATTCTTCTGGATATGAATATGCCAAAACTAAATGGGCTGGAGACCTTGATGGCCCTAAAAGCCAATCCCTTACTTCGACACATTCCAACGGTCATCCTCTCTACGGACGCCCAACCGGTACAAATAGCGACTGCGTACCAGGCTGGTGCCAGCCAGTATCTGGAAAAACCAACATCCTATTCAGGGCTGGATCAGATTGCCCAGACCATTCGTAGCTGTTTTTCAGCTTAG
- a CDS encoding PAS domain-containing sensor histidine kinase: MGAIKSTTPAFLAGGGELGERIRTQDWSTSSLGPPEQWPQSLQSSLGICLNSPAPILICWGADLVMLYNDAYRLILSEKHPQVLGSKAQAVWPELWDTLEPRLNAVCHWEQASGLDNQRLLINRDGVLQAAYFSFSYSPIYNESGDVGGIFCLATETTDTQLAERQKGELVWAGQEHERNLATLVEQAAVGVAIIGPEPDFILEMANPFYCDLVGRIPECLIGQPLLEAMPELGKQGIQEVVRQVLTSGVPYVNRELPVVLLRNGQWETIYVDKIYQPRRSVDQVTGEETITGVVVILTDVTTAVRARQQIETNERVLDAMFRQTPLGVGIWYGPDYIIERANPVLCQLWNHTPDELLGKPLFVASPESKGQGFEAMLDTVRQTGVAVTGTDQPALLYRDGQLKTVYFDFIYEPLRSPEGEVDRIMVVATEVTKSREERQIMAENANRLQTLLERAPVAIAIVGAGPAFRFEMANLLFCAITSRTVDQLVGKPLLNAIPELVGQGFETFLEYVYRTGQAYEGKEVPTQLRQNGQFSTSYFDFVYEPLINDKGSLDRILVVCTDVTERVIARQQTEQLLIRERQLNELKSTFITLASHEFRTPMGLILSSASLIGRYNGPDDGEKRERHVQHIKLAVQSLTGLLTDFLSLSQLEQSSLRAKPTPINIITFCQEVIYHMRTMLKPNQDIIYSHLSGEPTLALDGQLLKQILINLLSNASKYSSDNKQIELTTSVRDDKLQLTVKDEGIGIPDADKDNLFINFFRARNVNNVDGIGLGLYAVKRCVDLLGGQITFNQLDTGTVFTVQLPLFSPRP; the protein is encoded by the coding sequence ATGGGAGCAATAAAATCCACTACGCCAGCCTTTCTGGCTGGGGGCGGAGAGCTGGGAGAACGCATTCGCACCCAAGACTGGTCCACTTCCAGTCTTGGACCGCCTGAGCAATGGCCCCAAAGCCTACAGTCATCCCTGGGTATATGCCTGAACTCACCCGCTCCTATCCTGATCTGCTGGGGAGCTGACCTGGTTATGCTCTACAATGATGCCTATCGACTTATCCTTAGCGAAAAACATCCTCAGGTGCTGGGGAGTAAAGCTCAGGCTGTATGGCCAGAATTATGGGATACGCTCGAGCCTAGGCTGAATGCCGTTTGCCATTGGGAGCAAGCCAGCGGGTTGGATAATCAACGGCTGTTAATTAATCGGGATGGTGTTCTCCAGGCAGCTTACTTTAGTTTTTCGTATAGCCCGATTTATAACGAATCTGGCGATGTCGGGGGCATTTTTTGCCTGGCAACTGAAACGACCGACACCCAATTGGCCGAGCGGCAAAAAGGAGAGCTGGTTTGGGCTGGGCAAGAACACGAACGAAATCTGGCTACTTTAGTTGAACAAGCCGCTGTTGGCGTGGCGATCATTGGGCCGGAACCCGACTTTATCCTGGAAATGGCCAATCCATTCTACTGCGATCTCGTGGGGAGAATACCCGAATGTCTGATTGGCCAGCCATTGCTGGAGGCAATGCCCGAATTGGGCAAACAGGGCATCCAGGAGGTAGTTAGGCAGGTGCTGACGAGTGGAGTTCCCTATGTGAATCGTGAACTGCCAGTGGTACTGCTTCGAAACGGCCAGTGGGAAACGATCTACGTAGACAAGATTTATCAGCCACGTCGGTCTGTCGATCAAGTGACCGGCGAGGAGACCATTACGGGGGTAGTCGTTATCCTCACCGACGTCACCACGGCGGTACGGGCCCGACAGCAGATCGAGACCAATGAGCGAGTGTTAGATGCCATGTTTCGGCAAACACCCCTGGGCGTGGGTATTTGGTATGGCCCTGACTATATTATAGAACGGGCTAACCCGGTGTTGTGTCAACTCTGGAATCATACTCCGGACGAGCTATTGGGGAAACCCCTGTTTGTGGCATCTCCTGAATCAAAAGGGCAGGGTTTCGAGGCCATGCTGGATACCGTGCGCCAGACCGGCGTGGCAGTTACGGGGACCGATCAGCCAGCGCTACTTTACCGCGATGGGCAATTAAAGACGGTCTATTTCGATTTTATTTACGAGCCATTGCGTAGTCCGGAGGGAGAGGTTGATCGTATTATGGTCGTGGCCACGGAGGTAACCAAATCCAGGGAAGAGCGGCAGATTATGGCCGAAAACGCCAACCGACTCCAAACCTTACTTGAACGGGCACCCGTAGCCATAGCCATTGTTGGTGCAGGACCGGCTTTTCGTTTTGAAATGGCCAATCTACTCTTCTGCGCCATCACGAGTCGAACGGTGGATCAACTCGTCGGGAAACCGCTGCTCAACGCGATACCCGAATTAGTTGGTCAGGGCTTTGAAACCTTTCTGGAGTATGTGTACCGGACGGGGCAAGCCTATGAAGGCAAGGAAGTCCCCACGCAACTGCGGCAAAACGGGCAGTTCAGTACAAGCTATTTTGATTTTGTATATGAACCCCTGATTAATGACAAGGGGAGCCTTGATCGCATTCTGGTGGTGTGTACCGACGTTACTGAGCGGGTCATTGCTCGTCAGCAAACGGAGCAGTTACTTATCCGGGAGCGACAGCTTAATGAGCTAAAGTCAACCTTTATCACCCTAGCCTCCCATGAATTTCGTACGCCCATGGGCCTGATTCTATCCTCAGCGTCACTGATCGGACGCTATAACGGGCCAGATGATGGAGAAAAACGGGAACGACACGTGCAACACATTAAACTAGCCGTGCAAAGCCTGACAGGCTTATTAACGGATTTTCTCTCCCTGAGTCAGTTAGAACAGTCTAGTCTGCGTGCCAAACCGACCCCGATCAATATCATCACCTTTTGCCAGGAGGTCATCTACCACATGCGGACCATGCTCAAACCTAATCAGGATATTATCTATTCTCATCTATCGGGAGAGCCAACGCTGGCGCTCGATGGACAATTACTCAAACAAATCCTGATTAATCTGCTCAGCAACGCCAGTAAATATTCGTCGGATAATAAACAAATTGAGCTTACCACAAGCGTTAGGGATGATAAACTCCAACTAACTGTCAAGGATGAAGGCATTGGTATTCCGGACGCAGATAAAGACAACCTGTTTATAAATTTTTTCCGCGCGCGCAATGTAAATAATGTCGACGGAATAGGTCTGGGCCTATATGCAGTCAAGCGTTGTGTCGATTTGCTGGGCGGACAGATTACCTTCAACCAGCTTGATACAGGAACCGTTTTTACCGTTCAACTTCCTTTGTTTTCTCCGCGCCCATGA
- a CDS encoding response regulator — protein MKTILVIEDVPTMRANIAEILQLAPYQVVQAANGKEGIERARQTRPDLILCDIRMPDLDGYGVLHILRKDPDLATVPFIFLTALAEAADFRVGMNLGADDYLTKPFDDISLLGAVELRLKKGPVLATDAVVSSDRLTNLRQAILEENNASQSLCDYYPTTQFNRKHRLYAFGSWPTSVYFISQGKGKLVKIDASGNQYITKLIGPGDFVGYQALLTQGPYTDTAELLEDSLVCTIPSVDIKALLDHQPVVANRLSQKLAIEVANLQEKLLKGAYQSVRKRVAEALLLVQRTFYPQPNASLPEGHMPSDRSHNQSLPMSLSRENWADLVGASTETVIRILGDLRADGLIEINGSQITLLDIDKLINLKR, from the coding sequence ATGAAAACCATTCTAGTCATTGAAGATGTACCGACGATGCGGGCCAATATTGCCGAAATTCTTCAGCTGGCTCCTTACCAGGTGGTGCAGGCAGCGAATGGTAAAGAAGGCATTGAACGAGCCCGCCAGACCAGACCTGATCTGATCCTGTGCGACATTCGAATGCCTGATCTGGATGGCTACGGCGTGTTGCATATCCTTCGCAAAGATCCCGACTTAGCCACGGTTCCCTTTATTTTCCTGACGGCATTAGCCGAAGCTGCTGATTTTCGAGTGGGGATGAACCTGGGCGCAGACGATTACCTGACCAAACCCTTCGATGACATAAGCCTGCTGGGTGCTGTGGAACTCCGACTAAAAAAAGGGCCAGTTTTAGCGACTGATGCAGTTGTGAGTTCAGATCGCCTGACGAATCTAAGGCAAGCTATTCTGGAGGAGAATAATGCCAGCCAGTCCCTATGTGATTACTACCCAACCACACAATTTAACCGAAAACACCGCCTGTATGCATTTGGAAGCTGGCCAACGTCCGTATACTTTATAAGCCAGGGAAAAGGCAAACTGGTTAAAATTGATGCGTCTGGTAATCAGTACATCACGAAGTTAATTGGTCCAGGAGACTTTGTGGGTTACCAGGCTCTGTTAACTCAAGGACCTTACACCGATACGGCCGAGTTGTTGGAGGATTCGTTGGTCTGTACGATTCCATCCGTCGATATTAAAGCCCTGCTAGACCATCAGCCAGTTGTGGCGAATCGGTTAAGTCAGAAGCTGGCCATCGAAGTCGCCAATTTACAGGAAAAGCTTTTAAAAGGAGCCTATCAATCGGTTCGTAAACGGGTGGCTGAAGCTCTCCTGTTGGTTCAGCGAACGTTTTACCCCCAACCCAACGCTAGCCTGCCAGAAGGTCACATGCCAAGTGATCGGTCCCATAACCAATCCCTACCCATGAGCTTGTCGCGCGAGAATTGGGCTGATCTGGTAGGAGCTTCAACCGAAACAGTCATTCGTATTTTGGGCGATTTACGGGCTGATGGGTTGATCGAGATCAATGGCAGTCAAATTACCCTGCTCGACATAGATAAGCTGATTAACTTAAAACGCTGA
- a CDS encoding fatty acid desaturase family protein — protein MIHVATQPKTTLKFSPVQQSLFFATARSRVDSYFAQRNLSPHANRAMWQKAAFFLFTYILLYALILSNQFGGLAMLGFALLLGFCAAGVGFNISHDAIHGAFSAKGWVNRLLSKSFYLLGANPYLWKLTHNVVHHTYTNIAGHDEDIELAPGLVRLHRDEPHRPWQRLQHIYAFFLYGLASLSWVFRKDYVKFFQAKIGPLDNTNHPRTEYINLFAYKAAYYGFFLVLPIVVLDLSWRQVLLGFVAMHVTEGLALGLVFQLAHIVEGTAFPMPTVRGTIDESWAIHQLQTTANFAPQSWLATFFCGGLNRQIEHHLFPKICHIHYSAIAPIVKQTAHEFGLPYIENLTFYSALISHYQLLKRLGGPGALGVSSS, from the coding sequence ATGATTCATGTCGCTACTCAACCGAAAACAACGCTAAAATTCAGCCCTGTTCAACAGTCTTTATTCTTCGCCACCGCCCGAAGTCGGGTCGATTCGTACTTTGCCCAGCGGAACCTATCACCCCATGCCAACCGGGCAATGTGGCAAAAAGCAGCTTTTTTTCTGTTCACCTATATCCTACTATATGCCCTGATTCTGTCTAATCAATTCGGTGGACTTGCGATGCTTGGTTTTGCGCTGCTTTTGGGATTTTGTGCTGCCGGAGTAGGCTTCAACATATCCCATGATGCCATTCATGGCGCATTTTCCGCAAAAGGTTGGGTCAATCGGCTGCTCAGTAAAAGTTTTTATCTACTAGGAGCAAACCCCTACTTATGGAAACTAACGCATAATGTCGTTCATCATACCTATACCAATATTGCTGGCCACGACGAAGATATTGAATTGGCACCGGGCCTGGTTCGGCTGCATCGGGATGAACCGCACCGACCCTGGCAACGCCTTCAACATATCTATGCTTTTTTCCTTTACGGACTGGCCTCCCTGTCCTGGGTCTTTCGAAAGGATTATGTTAAATTTTTTCAGGCGAAGATTGGCCCACTCGACAACACGAACCACCCTCGAACGGAGTATATTAACCTGTTTGCCTACAAAGCGGCCTATTATGGATTTTTCCTGGTGTTACCGATCGTTGTGCTAGATCTTTCCTGGCGGCAAGTGCTGCTCGGTTTCGTAGCTATGCACGTAACAGAAGGGCTGGCGCTGGGGCTGGTTTTTCAATTGGCTCACATCGTAGAAGGAACCGCATTTCCGATGCCAACCGTAAGGGGTACCATTGATGAATCCTGGGCTATTCACCAATTACAAACGACGGCCAATTTCGCACCCCAAAGCTGGCTGGCTACTTTTTTCTGTGGGGGCTTAAACCGACAGATTGAACACCATTTGTTTCCCAAAATTTGCCACATTCACTATTCGGCCATTGCGCCTATTGTTAAACAGACAGCACATGAATTTGGGCTGCCGTATATAGAGAACCTAACCTTTTATTCTGCGCTGATTTCCCATTACCAACTCCTGAAGCGATTAGGAGGTCCGGGGGCACTGGGCGTTAGTAGCTCTTGA
- a CDS encoding response regulator, producing MGQATIPKGRKKKRVSILLIEDNANQWLLIRSALAKCFPEVEPIWINNPAQSSTYLEHCLYLEHCLLKKNNIPSLILMELYLPRRDDGLALLSRFQSHPYYQQVPVIILSNSKEYTDIIECNTYNIASFISKPSTYHQWLTTFYTLRRSWWDRASLSFRSSQSDNTHLN from the coding sequence ATGGGTCAGGCAACTATCCCAAAAGGCCGTAAGAAAAAACGGGTTTCAATCCTGCTAATTGAGGACAATGCGAATCAGTGGCTACTGATCCGCTCGGCCCTGGCGAAATGTTTTCCTGAGGTAGAACCTATATGGATCAATAACCCAGCCCAAAGTTCAACGTACCTAGAACACTGTTTGTATCTGGAACACTGCTTGCTCAAAAAAAACAATATTCCAAGCTTGATCCTGATGGAATTGTACTTACCCCGACGAGATGATGGTCTGGCACTGTTATCACGGTTCCAAAGCCACCCTTATTATCAACAGGTACCGGTCATTATCCTGAGTAACTCGAAAGAATATACTGATATTATCGAATGCAATACCTATAATATTGCCTCCTTTATTAGTAAACCGAGTACGTATCACCAATGGCTAACAACATTTTATACGCTGCGACGCTCTTGGTGGGATCGGGCGTCGTTGTCCTTTCGTTCATCACAATCGGATAACACGCATTTAAACTAG
- a CDS encoding PAS domain-containing protein, giving the protein MPQLTVRLGNQYQLITLHVRPVLGEGNPARGFMLVLFEPTTQESGEPTRERFAIEPMAHQLEEELIRVKTQLRMANEQHELQAEELKAANEELQAINEELRSSAEELETSKEELQSINEELTTINQELKIKVEELLLASNNLQNLINATDIATLFLDRSLRVNLFTPASRTIFNLIATDAGRPLSDITGRLDYPQWQVDAESVLDTLQPIEREVGTKDGRIFMGRMIPYRTADDRINGLVLTFVDITQRKKAEEANYFLASIVESSQESVLTVNFAGLITSWNQASEALYGYSSQEVIGQPLTQLALPQGLANVIGDIKKIKQAQQLDSFETVHITKTGQILTLEVALSPVKDASGQVIGVSTVARDITRRKATEEVLRESDRRKDEFLAMLAHELRNPLAPVRHALQVMTLDAEQNESMSSVLAVMSRQVDHLVRLVDDLLDVSRINQGKIVLQPALLDLGIVLAHAVESVQSLYESLSRELTVVLPTEPLQVLGDATRLTQVITNLLTNGARYTLEGGQVWVDLALVDNQVRLRVRDNGIGLAADQQERIFELFAQVDNSLARSKGGLGLGLTLVKRLVDLHGGRVEVRSDGLGKGSEFLVYLPGFTGSAQALPILPDSNLSPSPGRRILVVDDNPDAADTFALLLEMSGYKVDVRYNGQQALEAAEHLQPEVILLDIGMSGLDGYETARLIRQQPWGRDLILIALTGYGQADDKRRSREAGFTGHLVKPVSLEAVTELLDSILPS; this is encoded by the coding sequence GTGCCCCAACTTACGGTTCGTTTAGGGAACCAATATCAACTGATTACCCTCCATGTTCGTCCGGTATTAGGGGAGGGTAATCCAGCCCGTGGGTTTATGTTGGTTCTCTTTGAACCGACAACCCAGGAATCAGGCGAACCAACCCGTGAGCGTTTTGCCATCGAGCCTATGGCTCATCAACTGGAAGAAGAATTGATTCGAGTCAAGACGCAGTTACGGATGGCAAACGAGCAGCATGAACTGCAGGCAGAGGAACTGAAAGCGGCCAACGAAGAATTGCAGGCTATCAACGAGGAATTACGTTCATCAGCCGAAGAGTTAGAGACCAGCAAGGAAGAACTTCAATCGATCAACGAAGAACTCACCACCATAAACCAGGAGCTAAAAATAAAAGTAGAAGAGCTTTTGCTGGCCAGTAACAACCTGCAGAACTTGATCAATGCCACTGATATTGCCACCCTGTTTCTGGATCGGAGCCTTCGTGTCAACCTATTTACGCCAGCTTCACGGACTATTTTTAACTTGATTGCCACCGATGCGGGGAGGCCTTTAAGCGACATTACCGGTCGACTCGACTATCCTCAATGGCAGGTCGATGCGGAATCGGTACTGGACACTCTCCAACCTATTGAGCGAGAAGTAGGTACCAAGGATGGGCGCATATTTATGGGGCGAATGATACCTTACCGTACCGCTGACGACCGGATCAATGGCCTGGTGCTAACCTTTGTCGACATCACTCAACGTAAGAAAGCTGAAGAAGCTAACTATTTTCTGGCCTCTATTGTCGAATCATCCCAGGAATCGGTACTGACTGTTAATTTTGCGGGTCTGATAACCAGTTGGAACCAGGCGTCAGAAGCGCTTTATGGCTACTCATCGCAGGAAGTCATTGGTCAACCGCTGACCCAGCTTGCCCTGCCCCAGGGTCTGGCCAACGTAATAGGCGATATAAAGAAGATAAAACAAGCTCAGCAGCTGGATAGCTTTGAAACGGTTCACATCACCAAAACCGGGCAGATATTGACTCTGGAAGTAGCCCTCTCGCCGGTGAAGGATGCCTCTGGACAGGTTATTGGCGTCTCTACAGTGGCCCGTGATATTACCCGGCGCAAAGCTACCGAAGAAGTCTTGCGGGAGTCGGATCGACGAAAAGACGAATTTTTGGCCATGCTGGCTCATGAGCTACGCAATCCACTTGCCCCCGTTCGGCATGCGTTGCAAGTGATGACGCTAGACGCAGAACAAAATGAGTCGATGAGCTCTGTCCTTGCCGTGATGAGTCGTCAGGTGGATCATCTGGTTCGTTTGGTGGATGATTTACTGGATGTGAGTCGCATTAATCAGGGGAAAATCGTGCTGCAGCCAGCGCTACTCGATCTGGGAATAGTATTGGCTCATGCTGTCGAAAGCGTACAGTCTCTTTATGAATCGCTTTCCCGTGAATTGACGGTAGTTTTGCCAACCGAGCCTTTGCAGGTACTGGGTGATGCCACTCGCCTGACACAGGTAATCACCAATCTACTTACCAATGGTGCCCGGTACACGCTGGAAGGAGGGCAGGTTTGGGTCGATCTGGCTCTGGTGGATAACCAGGTTCGCTTGCGGGTGCGTGATAACGGTATTGGTCTGGCGGCTGATCAGCAGGAACGTATCTTCGAATTGTTTGCACAGGTCGACAATTCACTGGCCCGTTCCAAGGGTGGATTGGGCCTTGGGCTAACGCTGGTCAAACGCCTGGTTGATCTGCATGGTGGACGGGTAGAAGTTCGAAGTGATGGATTGGGTAAGGGGAGTGAATTTCTAGTTTATTTACCTGGTTTTACCGGATCTGCCCAAGCGCTGCCAATTCTCCCCGACTCGAATCTATCACCCTCCCCTGGTCGTCGGATTTTAGTGGTAGATGATAATCCCGACGCGGCTGATACGTTCGCCTTGCTTCTGGAGATGAGTGGTTACAAAGTTGATGTTCGCTATAATGGGCAGCAAGCGCTGGAGGCTGCTGAACATCTGCAGCCGGAGGTGATCCTGCTTGATATTGGTATGTCGGGTCTGGATGGCTATGAAACGGCGCGTCTGATTCGCCAGCAGCCTTGGGGGCGTGATTTGATTCTGATTGCTCTGACCGGTTATGGGCAAGCCGACGACAAACGCCGGAGTCGGGAAGCTGGTTTTACGGGGCATCTGGTCAAGCCTGTTTCACTGGAAGCGGTAACTGAGTTGCTGGATTCGATTTTGCCGTCCTGA
- a CDS encoding CheR family methyltransferase translates to MSKKKITPETPDQIPPSETIIVGIGASAGGVEALTQFFKQVTPDSGLAYVVILHLSPDYDSQLTQILQGVTSIPVHKVEQRVLVLANHVYVVPPDKHLQMDDEHLVVLPNAQIEDRRAPVDIFFRTLAESHMERAIGVILSGTGANGSMGLKRIKERGGAVFVQNPRQAAYNEMPRHAIATDLVDDILPVEEIPARLRAYAHNWVALVIAGGLQPGSDEPQHALREVFTQLRVHTGHDFTNYKRPTMLRRIERRINVHNLTDLPAYVTFLRAHPEEIQALLKDLLISVTNFFRDKSVFTTLELLLMPLLTQAKTQDDTLRIWVAGCATGEEAYSLAMLCAERTLDVVDAPTVQIFATDLDETALATAREGLYTLNDAADVSPERLRRFFTKEGEEYRVRPEIRDMVLFAHHNVLKDPPFSRLNLVSCRNLLIYFNQTAQQRALETFHFALNPGGYLLLGLAESTDGKGDLYAPFNREHHLFQSRSVVTRTYPVPESSAGVGSIQKRVSGASHPNENPVHSRMSYGELHHQVLEQYAPPSILVNEAFDILHLSERAGQYLHIGGGASRPKIYFNSSCPICVWNFGLPSTRLLSSETRWWCPNLRFV, encoded by the coding sequence TTGAGCAAGAAAAAAATAACCCCAGAAACACCAGATCAGATCCCGCCGTCAGAGACAATCATTGTAGGCATTGGAGCCTCTGCGGGGGGCGTTGAAGCGCTGACCCAGTTTTTTAAGCAGGTAACCCCCGATTCGGGCCTGGCTTACGTAGTGATTCTACACCTTTCGCCCGATTATGACTCCCAATTGACCCAAATCCTACAAGGCGTAACCAGCATTCCGGTTCATAAGGTAGAGCAGCGTGTGCTGGTCCTTGCTAATCACGTCTATGTTGTTCCCCCCGATAAGCATCTGCAAATGGATGACGAGCACTTGGTGGTGCTCCCCAATGCCCAGATCGAAGACCGACGGGCACCGGTGGATATTTTCTTTCGCACCCTGGCCGAGTCGCACATGGAGCGGGCTATTGGGGTAATTCTCTCGGGCACGGGAGCCAACGGCTCCATGGGCCTCAAGCGAATTAAGGAGCGGGGCGGAGCGGTCTTTGTACAGAATCCCCGTCAGGCCGCTTACAACGAGATGCCCCGCCATGCCATAGCGACTGATCTGGTGGATGATATCCTGCCTGTCGAGGAGATTCCGGCCCGATTGCGGGCGTATGCTCACAACTGGGTAGCTCTGGTTATCGCCGGAGGGCTCCAGCCTGGGTCTGACGAGCCCCAGCATGCTCTGCGGGAGGTGTTTACGCAGCTCCGCGTGCATACTGGCCACGACTTTACCAATTACAAGCGCCCTACGATGCTCAGGCGAATCGAGCGACGCATCAACGTGCATAACCTGACCGACCTGCCCGCTTACGTCACCTTCCTGCGGGCGCATCCTGAGGAAATCCAGGCTCTTCTAAAAGATCTGTTGATCTCGGTTACCAATTTTTTTCGAGACAAATCCGTCTTTACCACGTTGGAGCTGCTGCTAATGCCTTTATTAACCCAGGCCAAAACCCAGGACGATACCCTGCGCATCTGGGTGGCGGGCTGTGCTACGGGAGAAGAAGCCTATTCGCTGGCGATGCTTTGCGCTGAACGGACGTTGGATGTAGTTGATGCGCCAACGGTACAGATTTTCGCCACTGACCTGGATGAGACGGCGCTGGCAACCGCCCGTGAAGGGCTTTATACCCTCAATGATGCCGCCGACGTTTCACCCGAACGGCTCCGTCGCTTTTTTACCAAAGAGGGGGAGGAGTACCGCGTTCGGCCCGAAATTCGGGATATGGTGTTATTTGCCCACCACAATGTGCTCAAAGACCCGCCCTTTTCCCGGCTGAATCTGGTAAGCTGCCGAAATTTACTCATTTACTTCAATCAAACGGCACAGCAACGGGCACTGGAGACGTTTCACTTTGCCCTTAACCCTGGGGGCTATCTGCTGCTGGGTCTGGCCGAGAGCACCGACGGGAAAGGTGATCTGTATGCCCCCTTCAACCGAGAGCATCATCTCTTTCAAAGTCGGTCGGTGGTTACCCGCACCTACCCTGTGCCCGAGAGCAGTGCTGGGGTAGGCTCCATCCAGAAACGGGTGTCAGGTGCCAGCCATCCTAATGAGAATCCCGTTCACAGCCGCATGAGTTATGGCGAACTGCATCACCAGGTGCTTGAGCAATATGCCCCTCCCTCGATCCTGGTCAACGAGGCTTTTGATATCCTTCACCTGTCCGAGCGGGCGGGGCAGTACTTGCATATCGGGGGGGGGGCGAGCCGTCCAAAAATCTACTTCAACTCATCCTGCCCGATCTGCGTCTGGAACTTCGGTCTGCCTTCTACCAGGCTGCTCAGCAGCGAAACCCGGTGGTGGTGCCCCAACTTACGGTTCGTTTAG
- a CDS encoding chemotaxis protein CheB, which translates to MEKRNIIVIGASAGGFEAIQQLIAHLPPDLDAAIFIVWHMAPTVQGVMPQALRKLTTFPVAHAVSNELIRMNRIYIAPPDHHLLLENDHVRLTHGPKENRFRPAIDPLFRSAAYAYGNRVIGVILSGALDDGTAGLWTIKEYGGMALVQDPKEAPVSAMPESAIRQVTIDAIAPIAQLATLLVQLVGQEVDPTSSIPVNQDKKTKTEIRIAAEDTALGNTMAQFGQFSAYACPDCHGVMIKIEEGSLVRYRCHTGHAYSADSLLASVTGKIEESLYSALRGMDERVILLNQLGDQFAAANKPRQAALYFQLAQVDQQWSELLRQAARIQPALKPETPDDQPTSSDGIVPALSALL; encoded by the coding sequence ATGGAAAAACGAAATATTATTGTCATAGGCGCATCGGCTGGTGGCTTCGAGGCCATTCAACAACTCATCGCCCATTTGCCTCCTGATCTGGACGCGGCCATTTTTATTGTCTGGCACATGGCACCTACGGTTCAGGGGGTCATGCCCCAGGCACTCCGTAAGCTAACGACTTTCCCCGTTGCCCATGCTGTTTCGAACGAGCTCATTCGGATGAATCGCATTTATATCGCGCCACCTGATCATCATTTGCTGCTGGAAAATGACCACGTCCGCCTGACCCATGGGCCCAAAGAAAATCGCTTTCGTCCTGCCATCGATCCGCTGTTTCGCTCAGCGGCCTATGCTTATGGCAACCGAGTCATCGGCGTGATCTTGTCCGGTGCTCTCGACGATGGTACGGCCGGTTTATGGACCATTAAGGAGTATGGCGGCATGGCCCTGGTGCAGGACCCCAAGGAAGCTCCGGTATCAGCCATGCCCGAAAGTGCTATCCGTCAGGTAACTATCGATGCAATTGCCCCCATCGCTCAATTAGCCACTTTATTGGTCCAACTGGTAGGGCAAGAGGTTGACCCGACATCATCCATACCTGTAAATCAGGATAAAAAAACGAAAACAGAGATTCGCATCGCGGCTGAAGACACGGCACTAGGTAATACAATGGCTCAATTTGGTCAGTTCAGTGCTTACGCCTGTCCTGACTGTCACGGGGTGATGATAAAGATTGAGGAGGGATCACTTGTCCGTTATCGTTGCCATACTGGTCATGCTTATTCGGCCGATTCCCTGCTAGCCAGCGTAACCGGAAAAATTGAGGAGAGTTTGTACAGTGCTCTGCGGGGTATGGATGAACGGGTTATACTGCTCAATCAGCTTGGCGACCAGTTTGCTGCAGCTAACAAACCCAGGCAGGCGGCCCTTTATTTTCAGCTAGCTCAGGTGGATCAACAGTGGAGTGAGTTGCTACGTCAGGCCGCACGAATTCAGCCTGCGCTAAAACCGGAAACCCCCGACGATCAACCTACCAGTTCCGACGGTATTGTGCCTGCCCTTTCCGCTCTTTTGTAA